The Thermomicrobiales bacterium genome includes a window with the following:
- a CDS encoding SIMPL domain-containing protein (The SIMPL domain is named for its presence in mouse protein SIMPL (signalling molecule that associates with mouse pelle-like kinase). Bacterial member BP26, from Brucella, was shown to assemble into a channel-like structure, while YggE from E. coli has been associated with resistance to oxidative stress.) produces MNAQGLSLRKLASVGAVALMATTLFAASHPVSAQDATPAAASTQATVSVSGIGIVTTTPDTASVQLGVTVTQPTLADAQNQASTQMQAVISALTAAGVEEKDIQTSSYYVSVVQNYDSNGNPSEVSNFQVQNMVNVVVRDIDNVGPVLDGAVAAGANTVYGVSFYLEDSSQATSDARALAVQDANKRAQELAAAAGMTLGPVVSITEGYSSGPIYGKGGAGMAAESVAPAPIQVGTTTIEVDVTVVYQLIES; encoded by the coding sequence TTGAACGCTCAGGGACTTTCGTTGCGCAAACTCGCCTCGGTCGGGGCGGTTGCCCTGATGGCCACCACCCTGTTCGCCGCGTCGCACCCGGTATCCGCGCAGGACGCCACTCCAGCTGCTGCATCGACTCAGGCCACGGTCTCCGTCAGTGGCATTGGGATCGTGACAACCACGCCTGACACTGCGTCGGTCCAGCTTGGCGTCACCGTGACCCAACCGACCCTTGCCGACGCGCAGAACCAGGCGTCGACCCAGATGCAGGCGGTCATTTCCGCGCTCACCGCTGCCGGCGTGGAAGAGAAGGACATTCAAACCTCGAGCTACTACGTGTCGGTCGTGCAGAACTACGACAGCAACGGCAATCCCTCGGAAGTCTCCAACTTCCAGGTGCAGAACATGGTCAATGTGGTCGTGCGGGATATCGACAATGTCGGCCCCGTGCTCGATGGCGCGGTCGCCGCTGGCGCAAACACGGTCTACGGCGTGAGCTTCTATCTCGAGGATTCATCCCAGGCAACCAGCGATGCCCGTGCGCTCGCGGTCCAGGACGCCAACAAGCGCGCCCAGGAGCTCGCCGCCGCCGCTGGCATGACGCTCGGTCCCGTGGTTTCGATCACCGAGGGCTACAGCTCGGGTCCGATCTATGGCAAGGGCGGCGCTGGCATGGCAGCAGAATCTGTTGCGCCCGCTCCCATTCAGGTGGGAACGACCACCATCGAAGTGGACGTCACGGTCGTTTACCAGCTCATCGAATCGTAA